Proteins found in one Abyssibius alkaniclasticus genomic segment:
- a CDS encoding YcbK family protein, producing MPTLTYPHWRDVPAQAWRWPNFSAAEIACRGTGAIKINTEAMDKLQALRDRLGKPLIVRSAYRSPEHNRAVGGAPASKHMQGTAFDIAMANHDPAAFEAAARAVGFLGFGSYPRSGFMHIDLGPARSWGDPFPARPVPFAPELPPAREVLAESRTLSGGGAAGAATVGAAGIEVLQDVLVETQSTIQPLVPYLDTLRWVLIAIALIGIAVTIHARLDDWKRGQR from the coding sequence ATGCCCACCCTCACCTACCCCCACTGGCGCGACGTTCCCGCGCAGGCCTGGCGCTGGCCGAATTTCTCGGCCGCCGAGATCGCCTGCCGCGGCACCGGCGCGATCAAGATCAACACCGAAGCCATGGACAAACTGCAGGCCCTGCGTGACAGGCTGGGCAAGCCGCTGATCGTCCGCTCCGCCTATCGCAGCCCCGAACACAACCGCGCCGTCGGCGGGGCACCGGCTTCGAAACACATGCAGGGCACGGCCTTCGACATCGCGATGGCGAACCACGATCCCGCGGCCTTCGAGGCGGCCGCGCGGGCGGTCGGGTTTCTCGGCTTTGGCTCTTACCCGCGATCTGGCTTCATGCACATCGACCTCGGGCCTGCACGGTCCTGGGGCGATCCCTTCCCGGCCCGGCCCGTGCCCTTCGCGCCGGAACTGCCGCCTGCACGCGAGGTTCTGGCCGAAAGCCGCACGCTGAGTGGTGGGGGTGCGGCGGGCGCAGCCACAGTCGGCGCCGCCGGTATTGAAGTGCTGCAGGACGTCCTCGTCGAAACCCAGTCCACCATCCAGCCCCTGGTGCCCTATCTCGACACGCTGCGCTGGGTGCTGATCGCCATCGCGCTGATCGGCATCGCGGTCACGATCCACGCCCGGCTCGATGACTGGAAACGGGGCCAGCGGTGA
- a CDS encoding DUF2793 domain-containing protein, which translates to MSDTTTHLGLPYLLAAQAQKHVTHNEALRLLDAMVQLSVLDRTRTAPPASPADGNRHLVASGATGLWSGWDLNIAFWIDGAWIRLVPRIGWLTWVAAEGLFLVWTGSAWDVVGEPRDVSDAVFSLVNDADPTKKATFSLAGISAGTTRSFTLPNTSSELAILAGTQTFTGNKTFSGTLTASGTVTTSGATATIGTATGTATYGMGTGATTTGVTKTVNLGTGGASGSTTVVNIGSATAGAGGTTVVNTPTVTFANAVTQVGMPQANLTAQLLGLGGATADSYNRLSVNTPAVLLNNAGAGIEATVNKAAPTNDAAFAFKTGFSARALIGLLGNDDFSFKVSPDGSAFYDAIRIDRTSGQVELPQPTVLPGLSAAPTPPPTGKASVYARNRAGAPWIDVMRPSGRDFPLQPHFGVNRIANWAPSTGTTITSEGLPITSVGTVSHPTLAATNLAASMRRWRLTSAAVADSVADQRSAGWACWRGNAAGLGGWTFVTRLSLTTLQATGMGFIGLYGSTAALATTLTLAAAGNCIGIGFQRGTHTNWQLVRNDGTGAPTLTDMGASFAIATGGVLTLFIAAPPNGGSVWVRVVDEVSGAVFEQEITADLPAATQFLSPRLFLNTGATAAAVAYDCAGVYLETDF; encoded by the coding sequence ATGTCCGACACCACGACCCATCTGGGCCTGCCTTACCTGTTGGCGGCGCAGGCGCAGAAGCATGTCACGCACAACGAGGCGCTGCGCCTGCTCGATGCCATGGTGCAGCTGTCGGTCCTCGACCGCACGCGGACTGCACCGCCCGCAAGCCCCGCCGACGGCAACCGGCATCTCGTGGCCTCGGGCGCGACTGGCCTCTGGTCAGGGTGGGACCTGAACATCGCCTTCTGGATCGACGGCGCGTGGATCCGGCTGGTGCCGCGCATCGGCTGGCTCACTTGGGTCGCGGCCGAGGGCCTGTTCCTCGTCTGGACCGGCAGCGCCTGGGATGTGGTGGGCGAGCCCCGCGATGTGTCGGACGCGGTCTTCAGCCTGGTGAACGACGCAGATCCGACGAAGAAGGCGACCTTCTCGCTGGCAGGGATCAGCGCAGGGACCACGCGCAGCTTCACGCTGCCCAACACATCGTCGGAACTGGCGATCCTCGCAGGCACACAGACCTTCACCGGGAACAAGACGTTTTCAGGCACGTTGACGGCCTCGGGAACGGTGACGACATCCGGGGCCACTGCGACCATCGGGACCGCAACCGGCACTGCGACCTATGGCATGGGGACCGGCGCTACGACGACCGGCGTCACAAAGACCGTGAACCTCGGCACCGGCGGCGCGTCCGGATCGACCACCGTCGTGAACATCGGCTCGGCGACGGCAGGGGCCGGGGGCACCACGGTGGTGAACACGCCGACGGTTACCTTCGCCAATGCCGTGACGCAGGTCGGCATGCCCCAGGCGAACCTGACTGCGCAACTCTTGGGCCTCGGCGGGGCGACGGCCGACAGCTACAATCGGCTTTCGGTCAACACGCCTGCGGTCCTCCTGAACAACGCGGGCGCGGGGATCGAAGCGACGGTGAACAAGGCCGCCCCGACGAACGACGCGGCCTTCGCCTTCAAGACCGGCTTCTCGGCGCGGGCGCTGATCGGCCTTCTCGGCAACGACGATTTCAGCTTCAAGGTCAGCCCGGATGGCTCGGCCTTCTATGACGCGATCAGGATCGACCGCACCAGCGGACAGGTGGAACTGCCGCAGCCGACAGTCCTGCCGGGGCTCTCGGCCGCGCCGACCCCACCGCCCACCGGCAAGGCATCGGTCTATGCGCGCAACCGCGCCGGGGCGCCGTGGATCGACGTGATGCGCCCTTCGGGCCGGGACTTCCCGCTCCAGCCGCATTTCGGAGTCAATCGGATCGCCAACTGGGCGCCCTCGACCGGCACGACGATCACCAGCGAAGGCCTACCCATCACCTCGGTCGGCACGGTCTCGCACCCGACCCTCGCCGCCACGAACCTGGCCGCCAGCATGCGCCGCTGGCGGCTGACCTCGGCGGCTGTGGCGGACTCGGTGGCGGACCAGCGATCTGCTGGCTGGGCCTGCTGGCGCGGCAATGCCGCTGGCCTTGGTGGCTGGACCTTCGTCACGCGCCTGTCCCTCACGACCCTGCAGGCGACCGGCATGGGGTTTATTGGCCTCTACGGGTCGACGGCCGCGCTGGCCACCACCCTGACGCTGGCCGCCGCGGGGAATTGCATCGGCATCGGCTTCCAGCGCGGCACACATACGAACTGGCAGCTGGTTCGCAACGACGGCACCGGCGCACCGACGTTGACGGACATGGGCGCGAGCTTCGCCATCGCCACGGGTGGCGTGTTGACCCTGTTCATCGCCGCCCCGCCGAATGGCGGGTCGGTCTGGGTGCGCGTCGTGGACGAGGTCTCCGGCGCGGTCTTCGAACAGGAAATCACCGCCGATCTGCCCGCCGCGACGCAATTCCTGTCGCCGCGGCTGTTCCTCAACACCGGCGCGACCGCCGCTGCCGTCGCCTACGACTGTGCTGGGGTCTACCTCGAAACCGACTTCTGA